Proteins found in one Massilia sp. H6 genomic segment:
- a CDS encoding serine hydrolase has product MNEHRRSLLGMILPGPVEPLFPAPARRALDTELAALVNDPAMQLASLSVVALRAGQPVYEQSFGRRFIGGGARPDRPATPDTLYRVASISKLMTALGLMRLVEAGRLQLDADVSGYLGFSLRNPHFPGQPITLRALLTHTSSLRDEGGYAWPLATTLQEVLVPGAPLYGGGRMWSGEAAPGAYFTYCNLGWGVIGTAMERVCGERFDLLMVRLLLQPLGLAAGYNPSALPPAALERLATLYRKRATDTDTWNAEGPWIAQVDDYDAGAPAAPAGIATYVPGTNATAFSPTGGLRISARDLGVVMRMLLGGGIHGGVQGASRLFARATLEHMFARHWSLDAAGGNGDSMHGLFHAWGLGNAQFPDRAGMALVDGGGFDAVGHLGDAYGLRSVFVLDRARGNGMIVLAGGSTHDPARQKGRYSALARFEERILTALYRHAIVGQQAPA; this is encoded by the coding sequence ATGAACGAGCACAGGCGATCCTTGCTGGGCATGATCCTGCCGGGCCCGGTCGAACCGCTGTTCCCGGCACCGGCGCGCCGCGCGCTCGATACCGAACTGGCCGCGCTGGTGAACGATCCGGCCATGCAGCTGGCCAGCCTGTCGGTGGTGGCGCTGCGCGCCGGCCAGCCGGTGTACGAACAATCTTTCGGCCGGCGTTTCATTGGCGGCGGCGCCCGGCCCGACCGTCCAGCCACGCCCGACACCCTGTACCGCGTCGCCTCGATTTCCAAATTGATGACCGCTCTGGGCCTGATGCGACTGGTGGAGGCAGGCCGCCTGCAGCTCGATGCCGACGTCTCCGGCTACCTGGGCTTTAGCCTGCGCAACCCGCATTTTCCCGGGCAGCCCATCACGCTGCGCGCGCTGCTGACCCATACCTCGTCATTGCGCGACGAGGGCGGCTATGCGTGGCCGCTGGCCACCACCCTGCAAGAGGTGCTGGTGCCGGGCGCGCCGCTCTACGGCGGCGGCCGGATGTGGTCGGGCGAGGCGGCGCCGGGCGCTTATTTCACTTATTGCAACCTCGGCTGGGGGGTGATCGGCACCGCCATGGAGCGCGTCTGCGGCGAACGCTTCGACCTGCTGATGGTGCGCCTGCTGCTGCAGCCGCTGGGCCTGGCTGCCGGCTACAACCCCTCGGCCTTGCCGCCGGCGGCGCTGGAACGGCTGGCAACGCTGTACCGCAAGCGCGCGACCGATACCGACACCTGGAACGCCGAGGGGCCCTGGATCGCGCAGGTGGACGACTACGACGCCGGCGCGCCGGCCGCGCCGGCGGGCATCGCCACCTATGTCCCCGGCACCAATGCGACGGCGTTCAGCCCGACCGGCGGCCTGCGCATCTCGGCGCGCGACCTGGGCGTGGTGATGCGCATGCTGCTCGGTGGCGGTATTCATGGAGGCGTGCAGGGCGCCAGCCGGCTGTTCGCGCGCGCCACGCTCGAACACATGTTCGCGCGCCACTGGAGCCTGGATGCCGCGGGCGGCAACGGCGACTCGATGCACGGCTTATTCCATGCCTGGGGCCTTGGCAACGCCCAGTTCCCCGACCGCGCCGGCATGGCGCTGGTCGATGGCGGCGGCTTCGATGCGGTCGGCCACCTTGGCGACGCCTACGGGCTGCGTTCGGTATTCGTGCTCGACCGCGCGCGCGGCAACGGCATGATCGTGCTGGCCGGCGGCAGCACGCACGACCCGGCCCGGCAGAAGGGCCGCTATTCGGCGCTGGCGCGCTTCGAGGAGCGCATTCTCACGGCGCTGTACCGCCACGCCATCGTCGGCCAACAGGCGCCGGCATGA
- a CDS encoding GntR family transcriptional regulator gives MTTTSPAFEIDLNDSSPLYMQLARKLAQDVRDGRYQAEQALPSERTLSERLDVSRVTARKAIDQLVDQGLVVRRRGSGNYIAPRIEQPLSDLSSFSEQLQQRGYKPGSHWLRREVLLADADQQRWLGLLPDTRVARLERLRLADDVVMAYEISVIPASMLPRPEGVGGSLYAHLAKTGHMPVRALQHLRAMNASSELAARLAVPEGRAVLFITRIGYLGSGEPVELTHSYCLSEHYDFVAELRRPA, from the coding sequence ATGACCACGACCAGCCCCGCCTTCGAGATCGACCTGAACGACAGTTCGCCACTGTACATGCAGCTGGCGCGCAAGCTCGCACAGGACGTGCGCGATGGCCGCTACCAGGCCGAGCAGGCGCTGCCGTCCGAACGCACGCTGTCCGAGCGGCTGGACGTCTCGCGCGTGACCGCGCGCAAGGCGATCGACCAGCTGGTCGACCAGGGCCTGGTGGTGCGCCGGCGCGGTTCGGGCAATTACATCGCGCCGCGCATCGAGCAGCCGCTGTCAGACCTGTCGAGCTTTTCAGAACAGCTGCAACAGCGCGGCTATAAGCCTGGCAGCCACTGGCTGCGGCGCGAGGTGCTGCTGGCCGATGCCGACCAACAGCGCTGGCTAGGGCTGTTGCCCGACACCCGCGTGGCCCGGCTTGAACGGCTGCGCCTGGCCGATGACGTGGTGATGGCCTACGAGATCAGCGTGATCCCGGCCAGCATGCTGCCGCGGCCCGAGGGAGTTGGCGGCTCGCTGTATGCCCATCTGGCCAAGACCGGCCACATGCCGGTGCGCGCGCTGCAGCATCTGCGCGCGATGAACGCCTCGAGCGAACTGGCGGCGCGTCTGGCCGTGCCCGAGGGGCGCGCGGTACTGTTCATTACCCGCATCGGCTACCTTGGGTCGGGCGAACCGGTCGAGCTGACGCATTCTTACTGCCTGAGCGAGCACTACGATTTCGTCGCCGAACTGCGGCGTCCGGCCTAG